In Desulfuromonas acetexigens, the following proteins share a genomic window:
- a CDS encoding SPOR domain-containing protein, whose amino-acid sequence MKDDDDKVKDDDKDFTFGQFDDDFDTDDGWGKFDAESGGDFTLAEEPSDDSLADDGELSKKNSPVGDSSRSLGEEELPRSKPSRSSSRMIYYGALVMLLSAVGFYYFTSSPVPPDARLKVEPLPSRQTLEMPERPEGGSVSAGAGAAQQVAEGQVAVSTEAPRGTLQEIPPTVAQPIGSAWTPDATAPPEAPAPVEAQARPTESGKVEPPVTGTVATGKETVKVAPAPAKSPSPAPVKTGTEKPVAPAKPAPEKTAVKKPAPAPVATLGGPYLIQAGAYGETTNRDQAIAKIKALGYEAQVTPLSKTLPMTRLLIGVYPPATARAKAQELEPMVPKNFTLPRGDALALYAGSYNDTNKAQAAIQALAARGVSVTEERAEVKTTLWRVSFGGFADKTQAEKVADQARAAGLEARVLRNP is encoded by the coding sequence ATGAAGGACGATGACGACAAGGTGAAGGACGACGACAAGGATTTTACCTTCGGGCAGTTCGATGACGATTTCGATACCGATGACGGCTGGGGCAAATTCGACGCCGAATCCGGGGGGGATTTCACTCTTGCTGAGGAGCCTTCCGACGACAGCCTCGCCGATGACGGCGAGTTGAGCAAAAAAAACTCCCCGGTAGGGGACTCCTCCCGGTCTCTTGGGGAGGAAGAGCTTCCCCGCAGCAAGCCTTCTCGTTCCTCGTCGCGCATGATCTACTACGGGGCACTGGTGATGCTTTTGTCCGCCGTAGGCTTCTACTATTTTACCTCCAGCCCGGTGCCTCCCGATGCCCGGCTGAAGGTCGAACCCCTGCCGAGCAGGCAGACTCTGGAGATGCCGGAACGCCCCGAAGGGGGCTCGGTGAGTGCCGGCGCCGGCGCGGCGCAACAGGTCGCGGAAGGTCAGGTGGCGGTGTCGACCGAAGCCCCCCGTGGAACTCTGCAGGAAATCCCTCCGACGGTGGCGCAACCGATCGGTTCCGCCTGGACCCCGGATGCGACGGCGCCGCCAGAGGCCCCCGCACCGGTCGAGGCTCAGGCGCGTCCGACGGAAAGCGGCAAGGTCGAGCCGCCGGTTACGGGGACGGTTGCAACCGGGAAAGAGACCGTCAAGGTGGCCCCCGCTCCGGCGAAGAGTCCGAGTCCGGCGCCGGTGAAAACCGGGACGGAAAAACCCGTAGCGCCGGCGAAACCCGCGCCGGAAAAAACGGCAGTAAAAAAACCAGCTCCCGCTCCGGTGGCCACCCTGGGCGGGCCTTACCTGATCCAGGCCGGTGCCTATGGCGAAACGACTAACCGCGATCAGGCGATTGCCAAAATCAAAGCGCTGGGCTATGAGGCGCAGGTGACGCCTCTGAGCAAAACCCTGCCCATGACCCGTCTTCTGATCGGCGTTTATCCCCCCGCAACCGCACGGGCCAAGGCGCAGGAACTGGAACCCATGGTTCCCAAGAATTTCACTCTGCCCCGGGGGGATGCCCTCGCCCTTTATGCCGGTTCGTACAATGATACGAACAAGGCGCAGGCCGCGATCCAGGCCTTGGCGGCGCGGGGCGTGTCGGTGACCGAGGAACGGGCCGAAGTGAAAACCACCTTGTGGCGCGTCTCCTTCGGTGGATTTGCCGACAAGACGCAAGCGGAAAAAGTCGCCGATCAGGCTCGGGCCGCCGGCCTGGAGGCGCGGGTACTGCGCAATCCATGA
- a CDS encoding ISNCY family transposase, which produces MNRTQLLQETRKMHFEEILSLRTKHRLTQEEAARMLGVSDRTFRRYVDRYNEGGLDGLLDKRLTQESARKAPADEAMALVDRYRSQHKGWNVMHFHAWYQRDGGTRSYSWVKNQLQAAQVVPKGKKRGAHRKKRERSPLPGMMIHQDGSTHEWVPGKKWDLIVTMDDATNEHYSMFFTDEEGTASSFAGVKDVLLARGLFCSFYSDRGSHYWHTPEAGGKVDKKNLTQFGRAMHQLGIEMIPAYSPEARGRSERAFSTHQDRLVKELAFFGITEMAAANHYLRERYLPAFNAEFMEPAPEQGSGFVPLLNAQINDILCEQHERTVGRNNCVTFERITLQIPQNSHRCNYIKVKVRIHRYPDRSLAIFHGPRKLADYHPDGKIKEGQDKAAA; this is translated from the coding sequence ATGAACCGGACGCAATTGCTACAGGAGACCCGGAAAATGCACTTCGAAGAAATATTGAGCCTTCGGACTAAACACCGACTGACCCAAGAGGAGGCGGCCCGCATGTTGGGCGTCAGTGACCGCACTTTTCGCCGCTATGTCGACCGCTACAACGAAGGCGGCTTGGACGGCTTGCTCGACAAGCGTCTGACACAGGAGTCGGCCCGCAAGGCCCCGGCGGATGAGGCGATGGCGCTGGTTGACCGCTATCGGTCTCAGCATAAGGGCTGGAACGTCATGCATTTCCATGCCTGGTATCAACGGGATGGCGGCACCCGCAGTTACTCTTGGGTCAAAAATCAACTTCAGGCCGCCCAGGTGGTTCCCAAAGGGAAAAAACGCGGCGCACACCGCAAGAAGCGAGAACGTTCGCCCCTGCCGGGGATGATGATCCATCAGGACGGCAGCACTCACGAATGGGTTCCCGGCAAGAAGTGGGACTTGATCGTCACCATGGACGATGCTACCAACGAGCACTACAGCATGTTCTTTACCGACGAAGAGGGAACTGCCAGCAGCTTTGCCGGGGTCAAGGACGTCCTCCTCGCGCGCGGCCTGTTCTGCTCCTTTTATAGCGATCGAGGCAGTCACTATTGGCATACACCCGAGGCCGGTGGCAAGGTCGACAAGAAAAACCTGACTCAATTCGGCCGCGCCATGCATCAATTGGGCATCGAGATGATTCCCGCCTACTCCCCCGAGGCCAGGGGGCGTAGTGAACGAGCGTTTTCCACCCACCAGGATAGGTTGGTGAAGGAGTTGGCTTTCTTTGGCATCACCGAGATGGCGGCGGCCAATCACTACCTGCGGGAACGCTATCTTCCTGCGTTCAATGCCGAGTTCATGGAACCCGCCCCCGAGCAGGGTTCAGGGTTTGTCCCGCTGCTCAACGCCCAGATCAATGACATCCTCTGTGAGCAGCACGAAAGAACCGTTGGCCGAAACAACTGCGTGACGTTCGAACGCATCACCCTTCAGATCCCACAGAATTCGCACCGCTGTAACTACATCAAGGTCAAAGTCCGTATCCACCGCTACCCGGACAGATCCCTGGCGATCTTTCATGGCCCGAGGAAGTTGGCCGATTACCACCCGGACGGAAAAATCAAGGAGGGCCAAGATAAAGCGGCCGCATGA
- a CDS encoding biotin--[acetyl-CoA-carboxylase] ligase, whose translation MGQRLEHEDILQLFRAHPGTLLSGEEISRKLGVSRTAVWKKIRHLRSLGYAIEALPSRGYRLTSLPDVLLAEEVRAGLDTRIIGRELVFFDETDSTNLRARELGDNGHPEGTVVIADRQTAGKGRLGRYWASPPAVNLYTSILLRPPILPYDGPQLTFLSAVAVARAVEEIGGLRPLVKWPNDVLLGGRKVAGLLNEMNAETEGVRYIVLGIGVNLNMRPEQFPDDLRYPATSLAIETGREVSRLAFARALYRHLDSLYGEYLTSGFPPVIRAWEEMCDLIGRDVEVDCQSRLIRGRVEGLDTDGGLLVRAEGTLEKILAGDVRPLERTSPKG comes from the coding sequence ATGGGGCAACGACTGGAACACGAAGACATCCTGCAACTCTTTCGCGCTCATCCCGGGACGCTGCTGTCCGGGGAGGAGATCAGCCGAAAGCTGGGGGTCTCGCGTACCGCCGTCTGGAAAAAGATCCGTCATTTACGGTCTCTTGGCTACGCCATCGAAGCGCTCCCTTCCCGGGGCTACCGTTTGACCTCCTTGCCCGACGTTTTGCTCGCCGAGGAGGTGCGGGCCGGTCTCGATACCCGCATCATCGGTCGGGAACTGGTTTTTTTCGACGAAACCGACTCGACCAACCTGCGCGCCCGCGAGCTCGGCGATAACGGCCATCCCGAAGGGACGGTGGTGATCGCCGACCGACAGACAGCGGGAAAAGGCCGCCTCGGCCGCTATTGGGCCTCGCCGCCGGCCGTCAATCTCTACACCTCGATTTTGCTTCGCCCTCCGATTCTCCCTTACGATGGTCCGCAACTCACCTTTCTCTCCGCCGTGGCCGTGGCCCGGGCGGTGGAGGAAATCGGCGGTCTCCGGCCGCTGGTCAAGTGGCCCAACGATGTGCTCCTGGGCGGCCGCAAGGTCGCCGGTCTGCTCAACGAAATGAATGCCGAAACCGAGGGGGTGCGTTATATCGTCCTTGGCATCGGCGTCAACCTGAATATGCGTCCCGAGCAATTCCCCGACGATCTCCGCTATCCGGCGACCTCCCTGGCCATTGAAACCGGCCGCGAAGTCTCCCGCCTGGCCTTCGCTCGCGCCCTCTATCGCCATCTGGACAGCCTCTACGGCGAATATCTGACCTCCGGTTTTCCCCCCGTCATTCGCGCCTGGGAAGAGATGTGCGACCTCATCGGCCGGGACGTGGAGGTCGACTGCCAAAGCCGACTGATCCGGGGGCGAGTCGAAGGGCTCGACACGGACGGCGGCCTGCTGGTTCGCGCCGAAGGTACCCTCGAAAAGATTCTCGCCGGGGATGTCCGACCCCTGGAGCGGACATCGCCCAAGGGATGA
- a CDS encoding MOSC domain-containing protein: MIEGKIVAVCLSPGKGERKKDVGQGELLENFGLAGDGHGGDWHRQVSLLALESIAKMRAAGLSVGPGDFAENLTTEGIELNTLPIGTRLRVGDGALLEVTQIGKECHTRCAIYHQAGDCVMPKEGIFARVLQGGPVRSGDVLRVEEARP, from the coding sequence ATGATTGAAGGGAAAATCGTCGCGGTTTGTCTCAGCCCCGGCAAAGGGGAGCGCAAGAAGGATGTGGGGCAGGGGGAGTTGCTGGAAAACTTCGGTCTGGCCGGGGACGGTCATGGCGGTGACTGGCATCGCCAGGTCAGTTTGCTGGCCTTGGAGAGTATCGCCAAGATGCGCGCCGCTGGCCTTTCCGTCGGTCCCGGCGATTTCGCCGAAAATCTCACCACCGAGGGGATCGAACTCAACACCCTACCGATCGGCACGCGGCTGCGGGTGGGGGATGGAGCTCTGCTGGAAGTGACCCAGATCGGCAAGGAATGCCATACCCGCTGCGCCATCTATCATCAGGCCGGCGACTGCGTCATGCCGAAGGAGGGGATTTTCGCTCGGGTTCTGCAGGGTGGGCCGGTGCGCTCGGGGGATGTCCTGCGGGTTGAGGAGGCGCGGCCATGA
- a CDS encoding MogA/MoaB family molybdenum cofactor biosynthesis protein, producing MTDFAIGVLTLSDKGARGAREDESGKILREMVAGLGEVKRYQVIPDEEELIVSTLVDWVDSAGLDLILTTGGTGLSPRDRTPQATARVLDYDIPGMAEAMRQASLAKTPHAMLSRALVGVRRRCLIVNLPGSPKGVRENLDVLLPALPHALAKLKGDPSDCAR from the coding sequence ATGACCGATTTCGCCATCGGTGTCCTCACCCTCTCGGATAAAGGGGCGCGGGGCGCCCGGGAAGACGAGAGCGGCAAGATTTTGCGGGAGATGGTCGCCGGACTTGGCGAGGTCAAGCGCTATCAGGTGATTCCCGACGAAGAGGAACTGATCGTCTCCACCCTGGTCGACTGGGTCGACAGCGCGGGGCTCGATCTGATTCTCACCACCGGCGGCACCGGTCTCTCCCCCCGCGACCGCACCCCCCAGGCGACAGCCCGGGTCCTCGATTACGACATCCCCGGCATGGCCGAGGCCATGCGCCAGGCGAGCCTGGCGAAAACCCCCCACGCCATGCTTTCCCGGGCGCTGGTCGGGGTACGTCGCCGCTGCCTCATCGTCAATCTCCCCGGAAGCCCCAAGGGTGTACGGGAAAATCTCGACGTGCTGTTGCCGGCTTTGCCCCACGCCCTGGCCAAGCTCAAGGGCGATCCGTCTGATTGTGCTAGGTAG
- a CDS encoding sigma-54 interaction domain-containing protein, translated as MNPTNELFQAIVNEMTEGVIFLDAEDRIAYLNPAAERIRRVSAAKFIGRPIHDLHPARTYAAVDELLNRLKEGRAASRHRVIQAQGRYFDNTYTAVRGAAGDYRGTLLVSRDITEKKDLSEENLQLKKILARPFERSALIAESPAIKAALAMVEAVAPLDSTVLLTGESGTGKELFVERIHSLSPRRSGPLINVNCAALPEHLVESELFGHVKGAFTGAVGAHPGRFLQAQGGTLFLDEVGDLPLAAQAKLLRVLQERSVQAVGGKGETPVDTRIVAATNRDLEEDVRRGRFRADLYFRLNVIPIHIPPLRRRPEDILPLAEHFLIHFARRMSKPTPRLSAEARSHLLAYDFPGNVRQLKHAMERAVALGDGDVIEIADLPREFGGTVPEPVGEVEVGDLKSALLACEERCLIAALRRHGGRRTETARALGISRKALWEKLQRFGLSEKLP; from the coding sequence ATGAATCCCACCAACGAGCTATTCCAGGCCATCGTCAACGAAATGACCGAAGGGGTGATCTTCCTCGATGCCGAGGATCGCATCGCCTACCTCAATCCCGCCGCCGAACGGATTCGCCGGGTCTCCGCCGCGAAATTCATCGGCCGACCCATCCATGATCTGCATCCGGCCCGGACCTATGCGGCCGTCGACGAACTGCTGAACAGACTCAAGGAGGGACGGGCGGCGAGCCGGCACCGGGTTATCCAGGCCCAGGGGCGCTATTTCGACAACACCTACACGGCGGTGCGTGGTGCCGCCGGGGACTACCGGGGAACCCTGCTGGTCAGTCGGGACATCACCGAAAAGAAGGATCTCTCCGAGGAAAACCTGCAGCTGAAAAAGATTCTCGCCCGGCCCTTTGAACGCAGCGCTTTGATCGCCGAGAGCCCGGCGATCAAAGCGGCCCTGGCCATGGTCGAGGCGGTCGCCCCCCTCGATTCGACCGTGCTCCTCACGGGCGAGAGCGGTACCGGCAAGGAGCTTTTCGTCGAGCGCATTCACAGCCTCAGCCCCCGCCGCAGTGGCCCACTGATCAACGTCAACTGCGCGGCACTCCCCGAACATCTGGTCGAATCGGAACTTTTCGGCCACGTCAAGGGGGCTTTTACCGGCGCCGTCGGCGCCCATCCCGGCCGCTTCCTCCAGGCCCAGGGCGGCACCCTCTTTCTCGACGAGGTCGGCGATCTGCCCTTGGCCGCCCAGGCCAAGCTGCTGCGGGTGCTGCAGGAACGTTCGGTGCAGGCTGTCGGCGGTAAAGGGGAAACCCCCGTCGACACGCGCATTGTCGCCGCCACCAACCGTGACCTGGAAGAGGATGTGCGCCGTGGGCGGTTCCGTGCCGACCTCTATTTTCGCCTCAATGTCATTCCTATCCACATTCCTCCTCTGCGCCGACGGCCCGAGGATATCCTCCCCCTGGCCGAGCACTTTCTCATCCATTTCGCCCGTCGTATGAGCAAGCCGACCCCGCGTCTTTCTGCCGAGGCGCGTTCCCATTTGCTCGCTTACGATTTTCCCGGCAATGTCCGTCAACTCAAGCATGCCATGGAACGGGCGGTCGCCTTGGGGGACGGAGACGTCATCGAGATCGCTGATCTTCCCCGCGAATTCGGCGGGACGGTGCCTGAACCGGTCGGCGAGGTCGAGGTGGGGGATCTCAAGAGCGCGCTGCTCGCCTGTGAAGAACGCTGTCTGATCGCGGCCCTGCGTCGCCACGGGGGGCGTCGTACTGAAACCGCTCGCGCCCTGGGGATTTCCCGTAAGGCCCTGTGGGAGAAGTTGCAGCGTTTCGGACTCTCGGAGAAGTTACCCTAA
- a CDS encoding type III pantothenate kinase — protein sequence MLLVIDIGNSNTVLGLYDGETLVRNWRITTDKTRTTDEYIVVIERLFSLSGLAFAEVDDVIISCVVPSVLDTFVQLCQSCFNKPPYVVGPGIKTGMPILYDNPKEVGADRIVNAVAAFEKYRRALIVVDFGTATTFDCISARGEYLGGAIAPGVAISAEALFMRASKLPRVDIRRPPQVIAKNTVNSMQAGIFYGYVGLVDGIVVRMNRELGEAALVVATGGLAPLVAGDSQGIDEVEPMLTLEGLRIIYCRNKGAKTS from the coding sequence ATGCTTCTGGTCATCGACATTGGTAACAGCAATACGGTTCTCGGTCTTTACGACGGCGAAACTCTGGTTCGTAACTGGCGGATCACCACCGACAAGACCCGCACCACCGATGAGTACATCGTTGTCATCGAGCGCCTTTTCAGCCTTTCCGGGCTGGCCTTCGCCGAGGTCGACGATGTCATCATCTCCTGTGTGGTGCCGTCGGTCCTCGACACCTTCGTGCAACTCTGCCAGTCCTGTTTCAACAAGCCGCCCTACGTCGTCGGTCCCGGGATCAAGACCGGCATGCCGATTCTCTACGACAATCCCAAGGAGGTCGGCGCCGACCGCATCGTCAACGCCGTGGCGGCCTTTGAAAAATACCGTCGCGCCCTGATCGTCGTCGATTTCGGCACGGCCACCACCTTCGACTGTATCTCCGCCCGGGGGGAATACCTCGGTGGCGCCATCGCGCCGGGGGTGGCTATTTCTGCCGAAGCGCTTTTCATGCGGGCGAGCAAACTGCCCCGGGTCGATATTCGCCGGCCGCCTCAGGTCATCGCCAAGAACACCGTCAACAGCATGCAGGCCGGTATTTTTTATGGTTATGTCGGGCTGGTCGACGGCATTGTCGTGCGCATGAACCGGGAACTGGGGGAGGCGGCGCTGGTCGTCGCGACGGGCGGTCTGGCGCCGCTGGTCGCCGGTGATTCCCAAGGCATCGACGAGGTCGAGCCGATGCTGACCCTGGAGGGATTACGGATCATCTATTGTCGCAACAAAGGAGCTAAAACTTCTTAA
- the nrfH gene encoding cytochrome c nitrite reductase small subunit: MGKFNKYFWLGLVGIVVLLAVSAYVMFGPPKMLARSSEPDFCSGCHVMEAQFDAWIHVGAHRSIKCVDCHLPNQNATVHYIWKSIDGLKDAVLFYSGQVSDDIELTNHGRKVLQANCIRCHETTVSMIDDTRDCWKCHRGVQHQNSGTIQTL; encoded by the coding sequence ATGGGAAAGTTCAATAAATACTTCTGGCTGGGGTTGGTCGGCATCGTCGTTCTGCTCGCGGTGTCGGCTTATGTCATGTTCGGGCCACCGAAAATGCTGGCCCGTAGCAGCGAACCCGATTTCTGCTCCGGTTGCCACGTCATGGAGGCGCAGTTCGATGCCTGGATTCATGTGGGCGCCCATCGCAGCATCAAATGTGTCGATTGCCATCTGCCGAACCAGAATGCCACCGTGCACTACATCTGGAAATCGATCGACGGCCTCAAGGATGCGGTCCTCTTCTATTCGGGGCAGGTTTCCGACGATATCGAGCTGACCAATCATGGCCGCAAGGTTTTGCAGGCCAACTGTATCCGCTGCCACGAAACGACCGTGTCGATGATCGACGACACCCGGGATTGCTGGAAATGCCACCGGGGCGTACAGCATCAGAACAGCGGCACGATTCAGACCCTCTAA
- the fusA gene encoding elongation factor G, whose protein sequence is MGKYETAKLRNLGIVGQGDAGKTSLTEAILYNTGMTDRLGRVDDGTSTMDFEPEEIKRQITISSSLNHCEWGDCSLHIVDTPGYTNFLHDTRNCMRILGGSVLVVSAVDGVKAQTLKIWEWANEFEVPRIVFVNKMDRDRADFLKAVDDVQKSLDTRAIAIAMPVGSGEDFKGIIDLIDMKARFFKFDGKGTYDETEIPAEYLEEAQRLRFSMVEAAAEADDELMEKYLETESLDRDELLRGLREGTLTRVFTPVLCGSATANIGVRNLLNAIVNCLPSPIDKGIQYGTNPKNGDADQRRPDPKEPFSAMVFKTISDPYAGKLTLFRIYSGTLKSDSTVYNPNKDTTERIGQIFELEGKKQHALTEAEAGDIVAVAKLKETATGDTLCDTAKPIVFESPLALKPVISFALAAKSKGDEDKIMSSLHRIMEEDPTYNVQRDEETKEMILSGMGQVHVEVAVEKLKRKFGVEVLLKEPKVPYRETFKKTVKQHYRHKKQSGGRGQFADVHIEIAPLPRGAGYQFIDKVVGGVIPRQFIPAVDKGIQESIKHGILAGYPVQDFSVALYDGSHHSVDSSEMAFKIAGSMAFKKGMEEAGPVLLEPVMHMEITVPDDCVGDVIGDMNSRRGKVLGVEPQGGSQNIAVQVPMAEVLKYAPELRSMTSDRGLFTMEFSHYEEVPAHLTAKILAEHKSAAAE, encoded by the coding sequence ATGGGAAAGTATGAAACGGCCAAACTGCGTAACCTGGGAATTGTCGGGCAAGGGGATGCCGGAAAGACATCCCTGACTGAAGCGATCCTCTACAACACCGGCATGACCGATCGTCTCGGCCGGGTCGATGACGGCACTTCGACCATGGACTTCGAGCCGGAGGAGATCAAACGGCAAATCACCATCAGCTCCAGCCTCAACCATTGCGAGTGGGGCGATTGCAGCCTGCACATCGTCGACACCCCCGGCTATACCAACTTTCTTCACGATACCCGCAACTGCATGCGCATCCTCGGCGGCTCGGTCCTGGTCGTTTCCGCCGTCGATGGGGTCAAGGCCCAGACCCTGAAAATCTGGGAGTGGGCCAACGAATTCGAGGTGCCGCGCATCGTCTTCGTCAACAAGATGGATCGCGACCGCGCCGACTTTCTCAAGGCGGTTGACGATGTGCAGAAGAGTCTCGATACCCGGGCCATTGCCATCGCCATGCCCGTCGGTTCCGGCGAAGACTTCAAGGGGATCATCGACCTGATCGACATGAAAGCCCGATTCTTCAAGTTCGACGGGAAGGGGACCTATGATGAAACGGAGATCCCCGCCGAGTATCTGGAGGAAGCCCAGCGCCTGCGCTTCAGTATGGTCGAAGCGGCGGCCGAGGCCGACGACGAGTTGATGGAGAAATACCTGGAAACCGAATCCCTTGATCGCGACGAACTCCTTCGCGGCCTGCGTGAAGGCACCCTGACCAGGGTCTTCACCCCGGTTCTCTGTGGTAGCGCCACCGCCAATATCGGCGTACGCAACCTGCTCAACGCCATCGTCAACTGCCTGCCGTCCCCCATCGACAAGGGCATCCAGTATGGTACCAATCCTAAAAACGGCGACGCCGATCAGCGCCGCCCCGATCCGAAAGAGCCTTTTTCGGCCATGGTCTTCAAGACGATCAGCGATCCCTACGCCGGCAAACTGACACTTTTCCGCATCTATTCGGGGACCCTCAAGAGCGATTCGACGGTTTATAACCCGAACAAGGACACCACCGAGCGCATCGGCCAGATCTTCGAACTGGAAGGAAAAAAACAGCATGCCCTGACCGAGGCCGAAGCCGGTGATATCGTCGCCGTCGCCAAGCTCAAGGAAACTGCCACCGGCGATACCCTCTGTGATACCGCCAAGCCCATCGTCTTTGAGAGCCCGCTGGCCCTCAAGCCCGTCATCTCCTTCGCCCTTGCGGCCAAGAGCAAGGGGGACGAAGACAAGATCATGAGCTCGCTGCACCGGATCATGGAGGAAGACCCCACCTACAACGTACAGCGGGATGAAGAAACCAAGGAGATGATCCTCTCCGGCATGGGACAGGTCCATGTCGAGGTCGCGGTGGAAAAGCTCAAGCGCAAGTTCGGCGTCGAGGTCCTGCTCAAAGAGCCGAAAGTGCCCTATCGCGAAACCTTCAAAAAGACCGTCAAACAGCACTATCGTCATAAAAAGCAATCGGGCGGACGCGGTCAGTTTGCCGACGTCCATATCGAAATCGCTCCCCTGCCGCGGGGCGCGGGCTACCAGTTCATCGACAAGGTCGTCGGTGGCGTCATTCCCCGGCAGTTCATTCCGGCGGTCGATAAGGGGATTCAGGAATCGATTAAACATGGAATTCTGGCCGGTTATCCGGTGCAGGATTTCTCGGTAGCCCTCTACGACGGATCACATCACAGTGTCGACTCGTCGGAAATGGCCTTCAAAATCGCCGGATCGATGGCCTTTAAAAAAGGCATGGAGGAGGCCGGCCCGGTTCTGCTCGAACCGGTGATGCACATGGAAATCACCGTCCCCGACGATTGCGTCGGTGACGTCATCGGCGACATGAACTCCCGGCGCGGTAAGGTCCTCGGCGTCGAACCCCAGGGGGGGAGCCAGAACATCGCCGTGCAGGTCCCCATGGCCGAAGTCCTCAAGTATGCCCCCGAGCTGCGCTCGATGACCTCGGACCGGGGTCTTTTCACCATGGAATTTTCCCACTACGAAGAAGTGCCCGCCCACTTGACGGCCAAGATTCTGGCCGAGCACAAGAGCGCGGCGGCGGAATGA
- a CDS encoding ZIP family metal transporter: protein MMANHWTSVILFSLLAALATLLGMALILFKEEWSRRNSNDLISYSAGVLLGIGFLHILPEALELNEHATLYLLVSFVVFYFLEHHLHFHSDHEQTRHLHVDIPNSHDDCCANPHPMGLVAFFGMGLHSLIDGLIIGTGFEIDAQIGLLSALAVISHKLPSGVSMFSILLHYGYPKSRAILYTLGVALAIPVGAVASYALLRHVPEDFLGVMMALAAGSFIYIAASDLIPESHRVRGIKGSFALVGGILTAMAVGWLGHGH from the coding sequence ATGATGGCAAACCACTGGACCAGTGTGATTCTTTTTTCCCTTCTCGCCGCCCTGGCCACATTGCTCGGCATGGCGTTGATCCTCTTCAAGGAGGAGTGGAGCCGGCGCAATTCCAACGACCTGATCTCCTACTCGGCGGGGGTCCTGCTCGGCATCGGCTTTCTGCACATCCTGCCCGAGGCCCTGGAACTGAACGAGCACGCCACCCTCTATCTGCTGGTCTCCTTCGTGGTCTTCTATTTTCTCGAACACCATCTGCATTTTCATTCCGATCACGAACAGACCCGGCACCTGCATGTGGACATTCCCAACAGCCACGACGACTGCTGCGCCAATCCCCACCCCATGGGGCTGGTCGCCTTCTTCGGCATGGGGCTGCATTCGCTGATCGACGGTCTGATCATCGGCACCGGCTTCGAAATCGACGCCCAGATCGGTCTGCTCTCGGCCCTGGCGGTTATTTCCCACAAGCTACCGTCCGGAGTCTCGATGTTCTCCATCCTGCTCCATTACGGCTACCCCAAGAGCCGCGCCATCCTCTACACCCTGGGCGTGGCCCTGGCCATTCCCGTCGGCGCCGTCGCCTCCTACGCCCTGCTACGCCATGTGCCGGAGGATTTTCTCGGGGTGATGATGGCCCTGGCGGCGGGCTCCTTCATCTACATCGCCGCCTCTGACCTCATTCCCGAATCCCACCGGGTGCGCGGAATTAAGGGCAGCTTCGCCCTGGTCGGCGGCATTCTGACGGCGATGGCGGTCGGCTGGCTCGGCCACGGGCACTGA